The Pleuronectes platessa chromosome 23, fPlePla1.1, whole genome shotgun sequence genome contains a region encoding:
- the LOC128430379 gene encoding G-protein coupled receptor 26 produces the protein MDFADIIFALFIVVVAVVSLLSNLLVLLCFVHSTEIRRQVPGVFTMNLSFCNILITVLNMPATLVGIVRNQQPFGDCVCHAVSFLETFLTANTMLSMAALSIDRWIAVVFPLSYSTKMRYKDALIMVCYSWLHSFTFSLTALLFSWADYSDVYASCTLQPRDRGSDRIKFTIFTVVFHATSFMLSLLILCFTYLKVLKVARFHCKRIDIITMQTLFLLVDIHPSVKQRCLTEQKRRKQRATKKISIFIGSFIICFAPYVITRLAELLPFVDVNRHWGIISKCLTYSKAASDPFAYSLLRQQYKKVLVSVVNRLLRRDLYPSSGQNSSLDTESDYCLQRIS, from the exons ATGGACTTTGCTGACATTATCTTCGCTTTGTTCATCGTCGTGGTCGCGGTCGTGTCGCTGTTGTCCAACTTGTTGGTGCTGCTATGTTTCGTGCACAGCACCGAGATCCGCCGACAGGTGCCCGGTGTCTTCACCATGAACTTGTCCTTCTGCAACATCCTCATCACTGTGCTCAACATGCCCGCCACCCTGGTGGGGATCGTGCGGAACCAGCAGCCGTTCGGGGACTGCGTGTGCCACGCGGTGAGCTTCCTGGAGACTTTCCTCACCGCCAACACCATGCTGAGCATGGCCGCCCTCAGCATCGACCGCTGGATCGCGGTGGTCTTCCCGCTCAGTTACTCCACTAAGATGCGCTACAAGGACGCGCTGATCATGGTGTGCTACTCCTGGCTCCACTCCTTCACCTTCTCCCTCACGGCGCTGCTCTTCTCCTGGGCCGACTACAGCGACGTGTACGCGTCGTGCACCCTGCAGCCGAGGGACCGGGGCAGCGACAGGATTAAGTTCACAATCTTCACGGTGGTTTTCCACGCCACCAGCTTCATGCTGTCCCTGCTCATCCTCTGCTTCACCTACCTGAAGGTGCTGAAAGTCGCCAGGTTCCACTGCAAGAGGATTGACATAATCACCATGCAGACTCTCTTCCTGTTGGTCGACATCCACCCAAG CGTGAAGCAGAGATGTTTAACAGAGCAAAAGAGGAGAAAGCAAAGAGCCACCAAGAAGATCAGCATCTTCATCGGCTCATTCATCATCTGCTTTGCTCCTTatgtaattacaag GTTGGCTGAGCTTCTACCTTTCGTGGACGTCAACCGCCACTGGGGAATCATCAGTAAGTGCCTCACATACAGCAAGGCTGCGTCCGACCCCTTCGCCTACTCCCTCCTACGTCAGCAGTACAAGAAGGTCCTGGTGTCCGTCGTCAACAGGCTGCTCCGGCGCGACCTCTACCCGTCATCCGGCCAAAACAGCTCTCTGGACACGGAGAGCGACTACTGCCTCCAGAGGATCAGCTAA
- the LOC128430194 gene encoding carboxypeptidase Z, with product MCRKMSIMLRILLQLFALASCSPPRCDPRVRGLCKPTVQVKPKCTDVSLSYCDDMSYTHTMFPNILGHKSREDAEGGAEYLLISVVESLLGGECNPEIRMLGCSVLAPRCESAKVLKPCRSTCEAVQKKCSHAFQGIEMAWPYFLDCDRFFAGDEEGCYDPLAGLKAEEDAEAVDGTEIPPQEDPLASLQFKYHTNPQMISILKKTEEQCPGIARTYSIGRSMEGRELLVIEFSNNPGQHELLEPEMKYIGNMHGNEVLGRQLLIYLAQYLCSEYLLGDERVQKLINTTRIHILPSMNPDGYEAAVSGLQDSSYGEEEEGQRYDTWNIGQSNAQNIDLNRNFPDLTSIVYSRRRQRTYRTDHVSIPDYYWFGKVAPETYAVMKWIRSIPFVLSANFHAGDLVVSYPFDLSKHPLERNLLSPAPDDQVFKFLAGGYANSHERMSNENANCGSSRHQSVKGIVNGAQWSSIAGSMQDFNYLHTNCLEVTVELGCDRFPPEEELFIGWHENHDALLTFMELVHHGIKGIVQDEGGNPIKGARISIRGVRHDITTGETGEYWRLINPGSHIVGASAPGYTRVMKRVVMPRRMHTAGRVDFVLQKAPLEPDVQEEEATITTSYDRFDPYNQYERYTRAADLSQNHEERSEKPWWWSYFVLPGRPAPTWLLQHY from the exons ATGTGTCGGAAAATGAGCATCATGCTTCGGATCCTGCTGCAGTTGTTCGCCCTCGCTTCGTGTTCTCCTCCGCGGTGTGACCCGAGAGTCAGAG GACTGTGCAAGCCGACCGTGCAAGTCAAAC CCAAATGCACCGATGTCTCCCTGTCCTACTGCGACGACATGTCGTACACCCACACCATGTTCCCCAACATCCTGGGCCACAAGAGCCGCGAGGACGCCGAGGGCGGCGCCGAGTACCTCCTCATAAGCGTGGTAGAGTCCCTGCTCGGCGGGGAGTGCAACCCTGAGATCCGCATGCTGGGCTGCTCGGTGCTGGCCCCCCGCTGCGAGAGCGCCAAGGTGCTGAAGCCGTGCCGCAGCACCTGCGAGGCCGTGCAGAAGAAATGCAGCCACGCCTTCCAGGGGATCGAGATGGCCTGGCCCTACTTCCTGGACTGTGACCGCTTCTTTGCTGGTGATGAGGAAGGATGCTATGACCCACTGGCAGGGCTCAAGG CGGAGGAAGATGCCGAGGCTGTCGACGGCACGGAGATTCCCCCTCAGGAGGATCCCCTGGCCTCGCTGCAGTTCAAATATCACACCAACCCTCAGATGATCAGCATTTTGAAGAAAACCGAGGAGCAGTGCCCCGGCATCGCCAGGACCTACAGCATCGGACGCAGCATGGAGGGCCGGGAGCTGCTCGTCATCGAGTTCTCAAACAACCCAGGTCAACACGAGCTGC TGGAGCCGGAGATGAAGTACATTGGCAACATGCACGGGAATGAGGTCCTGGGCCGCCAGCTGCTGATCTACCTGGCTCAGTATCTGTGCTCGGAGTATCTGCTGGGCGACGAGCGCGTGCAGAAGCTCATCAACACCACCCGCATCCACATCCTGCCCTCCATGAACCCCGACGGGTACGAGGCGGCTGTCTCTGGACTGCAGGACAGCAGCtacggcgaggaggaggag GGTCAACGATACGATACCTGGAATATCGGTCAAAGCAACGCTCAGAACATCGACCTGAACAGAAACTTCCCCGATTTGACCTCCATTGTTTACAGCCGACGCAGACAAAGGACCTACCGAACTGACCACGTCTCAATCCCAGACTATTACTGGTTTGGTAAG GTTGCACCGGAGACGTACGCGGTGATGAAATGGATCCGCTCCATCCCCTTCGTGCTCTCGGCCAACTTCCACGCCGGGGACCTGGTGGTGTCGTATCCCTTCGATCTGTCCAAACACCCGCTGGAGCGCAACCTCCTCTCCCCAGCACCAGACGATCAG gttTTCAAGTTTCTGGCGGGAGGATACGCGAACTCCCACGAGAGGATGTCCAACGAAAACGCAAACTGTGGATCGTCTCGTCACCAGAGTGTGAAGGGAATCGTGAACGGAGCCCAGTGGTCCAGCATCGCAGGCA GTATGCAGGACTTCAACTACCTTCACACCAACTGCCTGGAGGTGACCGTGGAGCTGGGCTGTGATCGGTTCCCCCCCGAGGAGGAGCTCTTCATCGGCTGGCACGAGAACCACGATGCTCTGCTCACGTTCATGGAACTG GTCCATCATGGCATTAAAGGCATCGTACAAGATGAGGGGGGGAATCCAATAAAAGGTGCAAGGATTTCCATCAGAGGAGTACGACATGATATAACCACCG GTGAAACCGGAGAATACTGGCGCCTCATCAACCCCGGCAGCCACATCGTGGGCGCCTCAGCCCCGGGCTACACCAGGGTCATGAAGAGAGTGGTCATGCCTCGTCGTATGCACACGGCCGGCCGGGTGGACTTCGTGCTGCAGAAGGCGCCGCTGGAGCCCGAcgtccaggaggaggaggccaccaTCACGACCAGTTACGACCGCTTTGACCCTTACAACCAGTACGAGCGCTACACCAGGGCGGCTGACCTGAGCCAGAACCACGAGGAGAGGTCAGAGAAGCCCTGGTGGTGGAGCTACTTTGTCCTGCCGGGTCGGCCCGCCCCCACCTGGCTGCTACAGCACTACTAG